A genome region from Tenebrio molitor chromosome 4, icTenMoli1.1, whole genome shotgun sequence includes the following:
- the LOC138129725 gene encoding uncharacterized protein, with translation MNPRHQNDCLKMVRILGDDIFRLKFVQIIMKLMLCAYAILWVLQIYFFISSPSLTKLLSCGGAFLIMGAISVATSVLLIKNGMIDDIMDVIDLWRLDSADDKTKNEIRKLSKWANRFAVTNTSVCLLCMATTFFSSNENDGLEFIRYVLDQIFFQWGKFAFVFFKMTLLLASFTMPAVTYQVFYVTQHVTMQMKLFKMFVRSLASTLSSTEENLIHDDNYQEAIQTQLKIVIDRHCDFIRWQQNTLMIMGNLIIPFAIGTVIIALSYAFSFLQDAIWWPNCVLSVVLITNTCCIIAGGHALEDESEKIFLECTTLQWYTWNMKNKKLFLTILTAATRPINVRFSENFVINNRMLLFICKSLYSVISVFLNVK, from the exons ATGAATCCTCGTCATCAAAATG ACTGCCTGAAAATGGTTCGCATTTTAGGCGAcgacatttttcgtttaaaattcGTCCAAATAATCATGAAATTGATGCTTTGCGCTTATGCGATACTCTGggttttgcaaatttatttcttcattTCGTCCCCGAGCCTGACAAAATTATTGAGTTGTGGAGGAGCTTTCTTAATAATGGGCGCA ATATCAGTTGCCACCAGCGTTCTTCTGATCAAGAACGGTATGATCGATGATATCATGGATGTGATCGATTTGTGGCGCCTCGATTCCGCTGATGATAAAACCAAAAacgaaattagaaaattgtcaaaatgggCGAACAGATTTGCTGTCACCAACACATCCGTATGTCTACTATGTATGGCCACAACCTTTTTTTCAAGTAATGAAAATGATGGATTGGAGTTTATTCGCTACGTACTCGACCAGATATTTTTCCAATGGGGTAAATTCGCCtttgttttcttcaaaatgaCGCTTCTCCTGGCGAGTTTTACGATGCCGGCCGTTACCTACCAAGTGTTTTACGTAACGCAGCACGTCACAATGCAAATGAAATTGTTCAAGATGTTTGTCAGAAGCCTGGCAAGCACGTTGAGCAGTACAGAAGAGAATTTGATACATGACGACAATTATCAAGAGGCGATCCAAACTCAACTGAAAATTGTCATCGACAGACATTGCGATTTCATCCG GTGGCAACAAAACACATTGATGATTATGGGTAATCTCATAATACCCTTTGCTATTGGTACTGTCATCATTGCCCTAAGTTACGCTTTTTCCTTTTTACAG GATGCGATATGGTGGCCTAACTGTGTGCTTTCCGTTGTTCTTATTACAAACACTTGTTGTATCATTGCTGGGGGACATGCATTAGAAGATGAG TCAGAGAAGATTTTTCTAGAGTGTACCACCTTACAATGGTACACCTGGAATATGAAGAATAAGAAACTTTTTCTAACGATTCTTACTGCAGCTACCAGACCTATTAATGTAAGATTTTCGGAAAACTTTGTGATCAACAATCGCATGTTACTTTTT aTATGCAAGAGTCTGTACTCGGTCATTTCAGTTTTTCTCAATGTGAAGTAA